In Acidicapsa ligni, a single window of DNA contains:
- the lepB gene encoding signal peptidase I gives MSSATKRSPVSTKPAASTEVNREETPFEALASICSVLVVGLFVLTFLAQNYLIPSGSMKNTLLVGDHLVVDQITLMPPASWMPLIRYREPRRGDIMVFHKPVNQPGIDATDADGTPQYTPLVKRLIGVPGDHIHLRNGIVIVNGVAQPVGFAEPTTTDNFNEFLDDFPAVPPAAASGAAESWAVNFSSYIQDGDLVVPPGMYFMMGDNRHNSLDSRYWGFVPRANIIGRPLFNYWSFKAEDGQLEQTGFGHKLAWIGHVLVHFFPDTRWRRTFHVVR, from the coding sequence ATGAGTTCAGCTACGAAGAGATCTCCTGTTTCAACGAAGCCCGCAGCTTCCACCGAAGTCAATCGGGAAGAAACTCCTTTTGAGGCGCTGGCCAGCATCTGCTCGGTTCTGGTGGTGGGCCTGTTCGTTCTGACCTTCTTAGCTCAGAACTACCTCATTCCGTCAGGCTCGATGAAGAACACGCTGCTTGTGGGCGATCATCTGGTCGTCGACCAGATCACGCTCATGCCGCCTGCTTCGTGGATGCCGCTCATCAGGTATCGCGAGCCGAGGCGCGGCGATATTATGGTCTTCCACAAGCCCGTCAATCAGCCTGGTATTGATGCCACTGACGCCGACGGAACACCACAATACACTCCCCTGGTGAAGAGGTTGATTGGAGTACCGGGAGATCATATTCATCTACGGAACGGCATTGTGATTGTTAATGGTGTTGCACAGCCGGTGGGATTTGCAGAGCCGACGACAACGGATAACTTCAACGAGTTCCTCGATGATTTTCCCGCAGTACCCCCGGCAGCAGCATCGGGGGCGGCAGAGTCGTGGGCCGTGAACTTCTCAAGCTATATCCAGGATGGCGACCTGGTGGTTCCACCCGGCATGTACTTCATGATGGGCGATAACCGGCACAACAGCCTGGACTCGCGCTACTGGGGCTTCGTGCCACGCGCCAACATAATTGGCCGGCCTCTCTTCAACTATTGGTCGTTCAAGGCCGAAGATGGACAACTTGAACAAACAGGATTCGGTCACAAGCTCGCGTGGATCGGCCACGTTCTGGTGCATTTCTTCCCAGACACGCGCTGGAGACGGACTTTCCACGTTGTTCGTTGA
- a CDS encoding AIPR family protein yields MKTHLNGDVLSLSYDSIRNISCSHDLENGRKVMVGRMRASESQNISTDENVRDYLVDAVGKKKKRKGDVHRKIEDTVENYPENFCVLNGGLVIVARDYEIDEKTKTLKLTKASLINGAQTQGVLRDLSANGADLDIFVTFELIVTKDEALIAEISIARNFQNAVENISIAGSRGVLDELEAHLQKSDAALKLRKSETDRSDEFTDTEKLIQVIMALAPTDLLDASDIGAKDKVYTYSQKATCLKDYSKIFEAQKNEKTDGANRRLYNFFLGIGPVALDLYYKWKTHQGFQGTGLRSLVREGRTIIDIPDGLIFPVIASLSVFVKQIKNGWIIDQPSALDDEELVAAAKVAYTKMAGSNPQTMGKSSACYSSLLQLTSVYKKLVG; encoded by the coding sequence ATGAAAACCCACCTCAATGGGGACGTTCTGTCCCTGTCTTACGACTCCATCCGTAACATCAGTTGCTCTCACGATCTCGAGAACGGCCGCAAGGTTATGGTCGGTCGCATGCGCGCGTCCGAATCCCAAAATATCAGCACCGACGAGAATGTACGTGACTACCTCGTGGACGCCGTAGGCAAGAAGAAGAAGCGCAAGGGCGACGTTCACCGCAAGATCGAAGACACAGTCGAAAACTACCCTGAAAACTTCTGCGTTTTGAATGGTGGTCTTGTCATCGTTGCGCGGGACTATGAAATCGACGAAAAGACAAAAACACTCAAGCTGACGAAGGCCAGCCTTATCAACGGAGCACAGACACAGGGTGTTCTTCGTGACCTCTCAGCAAACGGCGCTGATCTGGACATCTTTGTTACTTTCGAATTGATCGTGACCAAGGATGAGGCGCTCATCGCAGAAATTTCGATTGCGCGTAACTTTCAGAACGCCGTGGAAAACATCTCGATTGCAGGAAGTCGTGGCGTGCTTGATGAGTTGGAAGCGCACTTGCAAAAGAGTGATGCTGCTCTGAAGTTGCGAAAGTCGGAGACTGACCGTTCTGACGAATTCACCGACACCGAAAAGCTCATTCAGGTCATCATGGCTCTGGCCCCCACTGATTTGCTTGATGCGTCTGACATTGGGGCCAAGGACAAGGTGTACACCTACAGCCAAAAGGCAACGTGTCTCAAGGACTACTCGAAGATTTTCGAGGCTCAGAAGAACGAGAAGACAGACGGCGCTAACCGCAGGCTCTACAACTTCTTCTTGGGAATTGGGCCTGTAGCACTCGACCTCTACTACAAGTGGAAGACGCATCAGGGATTTCAGGGTACGGGGCTGCGCTCTCTTGTGAGGGAAGGCCGCACGATCATCGACATCCCCGACGGCCTCATCTTTCCCGTTATCGCTTCGCTTTCGGTTTTTGTGAAGCAGATCAAGAACGGCTGGATCATTGACCAGCCGTCGGCCCTTGATGATGAGGAACTCGTTGCGGCGGCAAAAGTCGCGTACACGAAGATGGCTGGCAGCAACCCTCAGACGATGGGAAAAAGCAGCGCCTGCTACTCGTCGTTGCTTCAGTTGACCTCGGTTTACAAGAAGCTGGTCGGCTAA
- the ppk1 gene encoding polyphosphate kinase 1, protein MVKNTQHKKLFAGRDKSWIQFNRRVLEEASDATNPILERVKFLAITGSNLDEYVEIRLAGLLQRTEDGHTEPGYDGLPPQESLDALTAEMHDFMDAQYRCWNEELLPELRQKGIRLLAWDELSDEQKELAHAYYLREIDPLLTPITIDPAHPFPRVLNRALCLAILLRAKRRSSGPVVLGVLTVPRALPRFVKLAGSNAASGCCDYILLQDLVAQNLSGMYRGYEVLAKAAFRVTRNSNLYFEEEEARSLLESIRSELHNRRKGDAVRLEIVSDADSEIVDRLRVNFELHESQIYLADGPVNLARLMFFYGDIPRPELKFPAFVPKQFNLSRSVADIFEELRHRDVLLHHPYDSYDPVVNFISQGAIDPRVVTMKQTLYRTSTDSPMFEALTEAAASKEATVVVELMARFDEASNIRWARSMEDAGVQVFYGVVGLKTHCKLAMLVRRDEDGVTRRYCHLGTGNYNPVTARFYTDLSLLTSDPAITEQVHMVFNYLTAHAEIDDYKPLLVAPLTMAENFLQLIRREAEHAAAGRTARIVAKMNALLEPSMIEALYAASQAGVEIDLIVRGVCTLRPGVKGLSERIRVRSIIGRFLEHSRIFHFANGGHEEIYLGSADWMPRNLFERCEVVFPVRDKAAKARIHDEILPAYLADTAKARLMQEDGGYIRASSAKGDAGRKTPGFSSQQFMMRLAEGKADLTEIPKPAAKADVKVDGDVSKNAATAEKLTAEKPAAPVKGSAKASS, encoded by the coding sequence ATGGTTAAGAATACGCAGCACAAGAAGCTTTTTGCAGGCCGCGACAAGTCGTGGATACAGTTCAACCGGCGCGTTCTGGAAGAGGCGTCGGACGCCACCAACCCGATCCTGGAGCGCGTGAAGTTTCTCGCAATCACCGGCAGCAACCTCGATGAGTATGTGGAGATTCGCCTCGCCGGACTGCTGCAGAGGACGGAAGACGGGCATACCGAGCCCGGCTATGATGGGCTGCCTCCGCAGGAATCGCTCGACGCCCTGACAGCGGAAATGCACGACTTCATGGATGCGCAGTATCGCTGCTGGAATGAAGAACTGCTGCCCGAGCTGCGCCAAAAAGGGATTCGGCTGCTGGCCTGGGATGAATTAAGCGATGAGCAGAAGGAGCTGGCGCACGCCTACTATTTGCGTGAGATTGACCCGCTTCTGACTCCGATCACCATCGATCCGGCACATCCGTTCCCACGAGTTCTCAATCGGGCGCTTTGCCTGGCCATCCTGCTTCGGGCCAAGAGGCGGAGTTCAGGCCCAGTGGTGCTGGGAGTGCTGACCGTGCCTCGGGCATTACCGCGCTTCGTGAAACTGGCGGGTTCCAATGCTGCCTCCGGCTGCTGCGACTACATTTTGCTGCAGGACCTGGTGGCGCAGAACCTGAGCGGCATGTATCGCGGCTACGAAGTGCTGGCCAAAGCTGCGTTTCGCGTGACCCGAAACTCGAATCTCTACTTTGAAGAGGAAGAGGCGCGATCGCTGCTGGAATCGATTCGCAGCGAATTACACAATCGGCGTAAAGGCGATGCAGTTCGCCTGGAGATTGTGAGCGATGCCGACTCTGAGATCGTAGACAGGCTGCGTGTGAACTTTGAGCTGCACGAGTCGCAGATTTATCTGGCGGACGGCCCGGTAAACCTCGCACGCCTCATGTTCTTTTACGGAGATATTCCGCGGCCCGAGCTGAAGTTTCCAGCGTTTGTCCCCAAGCAATTCAATCTGAGCCGCTCGGTTGCAGACATCTTTGAGGAGCTGCGGCACAGGGACGTTCTGCTGCACCATCCGTATGACTCGTACGACCCAGTCGTCAACTTCATCTCTCAGGGAGCCATCGATCCGCGAGTCGTAACAATGAAGCAAACGCTCTATCGCACCAGCACGGACTCGCCGATGTTTGAGGCGCTGACCGAGGCCGCAGCTTCCAAAGAAGCCACGGTAGTTGTAGAGCTGATGGCGCGCTTCGATGAAGCATCCAATATTCGCTGGGCACGCAGCATGGAAGACGCTGGCGTGCAGGTGTTTTATGGCGTCGTTGGCCTCAAAACCCATTGCAAACTCGCGATGCTCGTGCGCCGCGATGAGGATGGCGTAACGCGTCGCTACTGTCATCTGGGAACGGGAAATTACAACCCGGTCACAGCACGCTTCTACACGGATTTGAGTTTGCTGACCAGCGATCCGGCCATCACGGAACAGGTCCACATGGTCTTCAATTACCTCACGGCCCATGCCGAGATTGATGACTACAAGCCGCTGCTCGTAGCTCCGCTGACGATGGCGGAAAACTTTCTGCAACTGATCCGGCGTGAGGCCGAGCATGCTGCTGCCGGTAGAACGGCGCGCATTGTCGCCAAGATGAATGCCCTGTTGGAGCCGAGCATGATCGAGGCTCTGTACGCCGCTTCGCAGGCGGGTGTGGAGATCGATCTGATTGTTCGTGGTGTTTGCACACTGCGGCCCGGAGTTAAAGGACTGAGCGAGCGAATTCGAGTGCGGTCGATCATCGGCCGTTTTCTGGAGCATAGCCGGATCTTTCATTTTGCCAACGGCGGCCACGAAGAGATTTATCTGGGCAGTGCCGATTGGATGCCGCGCAATCTTTTCGAGCGCTGCGAGGTAGTTTTCCCAGTACGGGATAAGGCCGCGAAGGCTCGCATCCACGATGAGATTTTGCCCGCTTACCTGGCAGACACGGCAAAGGCTCGCTTGATGCAGGAAGATGGCGGCTACATCCGCGCCAGCTCAGCCAAAGGCGATGCCGGACGCAAGACCCCGGGCTTCAGCAGCCAGCAGTTCATGATGCGGCTGGCCGAAGGCAAGGCTGATTTGACCGAGATTCCCAAGCCTGCGGCCAAGGCGGACGTCAAAGTGGACGGCGACGTGTCGAAGAATGCGGCGACTGCTGAGAAGTTGACAGCGGAAAAGCCAGCGGCGCCAGTAAAAGGCAGTGCAAAAGCATCCAGCTAA